Proteins encoded by one window of Lathyrus oleraceus cultivar Zhongwan6 chromosome 1, CAAS_Psat_ZW6_1.0, whole genome shotgun sequence:
- the LOC127130509 gene encoding glycolipid transfer protein 1: MTLVKSDIGGNITRLETLYSSNPSRFNILYSLVQVEIESKTAKSSSSCTNGLLWLTRAMDFLVALFQNLIEHKDWPMSQACTDAYNKTLKKWHGWLASSSFTVVMKLAPDRKKFIEVIGGTGDINADIEKFCTTFSPLLLENHKFLGHQQDNGWACGYYVMKNMFDIIDACIVERFNEIFTDTSSYEKESIDHIRQLWAQFFLQKVEEQENQEKKDLMTKQKRLKKTYI; this comes from the exons ATGACCCTTGTTAAATCCGACATAGGTGGTAATATAACG AGATTGGAAACTTTATACTCATCCAATCCATCAAGATTTAATATCCTGTACAGTTTGGTACAAGTAGAGATCGAAAGTAAAACCGCTAAATCATCATCCAGTTGTACCAATGGGCTTCTTTGGCTGACAAG AGCAATGGATTTCTTGGTGGCTTTGTTCCAAAACTTGATTGAGCATAAAGATTGGCCAATGTCACAAGCATGTACAGATGCATACAACAAGACTCTGAAGAAGTGGCATGGCTGGCTTGCTAGCTCAAGCTTCACT GTAGTCATGAAGCTTGCTCCAGACAGGAAGAAGTTCATCGAGGTGATAGGAGGTACCGGTGATATAAATGCTGACATAGAGAAATTTTGTACAACCTTCTCTCCTCTCCTTCTTGAGAATCACAAGTTTCTG GGGCATCAACAAGATAACGGATGGGCATGTGGATATTATGTCAtgaaaaatatgtttgacattATTGATGCTTGTATTGTTGAAAGATTCAATGAG ATATTCACAGACACCTCATCATATGAAAAAGAGTCAATTGATCACATCCGACAACTTTGGGCTCAATTCTTTTTGCAAAAGGTTGAAGAGCAAGAGAACCAGGAAAAGAAAGATTTAATGACAAAACAGAAGCGATTAAAAAAAActtatatatag